The Sylvia atricapilla isolate bSylAtr1 chromosome 9, bSylAtr1.pri, whole genome shotgun sequence genomic sequence GGTATATAACAACCTGATAATTATGCCAATTATGTCATTTTGCAGTCCTAAACCCCGGGCTGGATATTTAGATACCTGTTCAACTTCACTGAAACTATTTTAACCTAGTTTCACTCAATAATTAAGGCAGTTGCACAAGGTAATCCTTTTTACAAAAGCTGGAATCCCAAGTTGTGTTTTAATGCTGTCCTGTATAAGAAGCCTCTCTTAGCAAATGAGGAGAGTAATCACATCAACAGACACATAGTTAAATGAGTGaatcaaaatatataaatatcgAGTGGACATAAAAGTGTGTATGTGCCTACCTGGGACATCATCATCTTCTTCATCAATATCTTCAGATTTTGGTGCTTTACTATCCAAcactataaaaagaaatttggcACTGAGTTCTTGTGGTACAGAATCAGGGACACTcacacaacaaaataaaaaccacacatGTGAAAAAAGCAACCATTTCCCCAACCCCCAACAGAGACAAACACACAAATGACCAGGCACTGAGAGGTAACAGCATGACCAAAAGGTGTCCTTGGGGACATTCTGACAGCAAAGCATTAGCAGAGGCATTTTCAGATGCTAAGGGGTACTCACAAAGAGTTTGCAAAGATCAAATGATACAGAGAACCCCCAGCATGACTCAATCTTCTAAGTGAAGTCCCGTGTTTCAATGCAGCAATAATATGGCCCCCACCAGTGACCAACATATTATTCAAACAGGCTTGTGATTATCTATCTCTGAATTTTAGAAGGTATTTTACAcatcagtaaagaaaaacaaacccatcaCCTTTCACTTAAAACTCTTAACATGAATGTTGgagaaattaaaacttaaaaggAATAACTATTTGTTGAAAACATTAGAACAGGTGATGTATATTCCATTCCAAACACAGGCAACTGCAGCACAGGCAACTGCAGTCAACTCAATGGCCATAACAGCCTGAACTGGAACTGCAAAATTGCAGTAATAGTTATACCACATACACCCCTCCACCTATGCTCCCaaggttttaaaattaacagaaaaaaatgaatcacATGCATaactgtttggtttttttagttttccattaaaattttggGTTTTAACTAGTTTTTTGAAGTCTTGGTTGAATTCCAAAGCCAATTGTAGAGCAGAAGAACATATTTCTTCTTCTATGACTGCAATAGAAATATGTTTTGTAcgaacaaagaaaacagaatagaTTCCCTGACAAAAAGAACTGGTTGagtttttccaagaaaaaacctGAACTTCCTTTCCCCTCAGCATTCTGCCACACACACCTGCTATCACAGCATGCCACTTAcctatttcttttaaatcagGGCCTGCCTATGTAATCTTGAATcaacaaagataaaaatagaGTTCTTTTCCCACCCTCTACTTCCACAACAAATAAAAgcctacacacacacactactAATTTTTTAAGTCACATGCTGTTGTTAAATTTGGGTTAAAACTTTTACTACTTCATATGTTCCCTGAAGTCAGGTGTGAAAGATTCCAAAAAGACCTACCTTGTCTTGGGAATTGTTCAGCTAACTTCCTGAGACTTGTTAAGCTGTCAGCACCAAGCTGGCTTAAGATGCCTGGAAGCATTTCTGTGATCGGTTTAGCCTCTGCATGACCAGTAATTGCAAAAGTGTTGGCAGAGAGGGAAGCTTGAACCTTGGGGTTGTTGAAGTGAATAACTGTTCCATCATCTTTTATCATGTTCACCTGTTTAAATATATTAAGAACATTTAACAAACTGTTGCAGTACTTTGTTACACAAGTATAACAACCAGAATCTagatttgaaatattaaaaattacagaactaGCACTCCTGCAAAAGGATAATATAACCATGATGAAGGCACCTGGAATTAACACCATCTAAATTCAAAGCTCCAACAGCAGCACCTTGTACATCAGGTTAAGCCACTACCTTTCAAAGGGGACCCACGTCACCCACCAGGAAAATGTTCCTGCTTCTGCCCAGCTGGCCAAGGCACAGGACTCACACTGGCTTAAGGCAGGGATGCACACACAGGACTGGGGATTATGCACCAACTGCACTAGAATAGACTTCCAATACCTTCCCAATAATTCCACGAGGGCTCTTAAGACTAAGGACACCACACAGTGAGTGATCctgctctcttcctcttccctagCCTTCTGAATCACTAAGAATTCTATTTTACAGCCAGGGTAGCGGCCTGCTTTAGAAAGttggaaagctttttctttggGGCATGGCTAAACTATTATGCGAAAAATAATCCCCAtgtgaaaaaattattaagcAGTGTTTTTAAGTTACAGGGAGAAAAGAGGGATTCATAACTGAAGATgagatttaaaatacagaaacatctcaatcttcccacagcagcagagttccaaatgtgtttggaaaagcaaatcCAGGTGTGTTGCTTTCTTGCCAAACTAAGCAACGTCCTGTCCTTTGCCCATGGGGAAATGGTAAAGGCTCCAAGCACAGGCATCCTGTTACTTAAAAGCCTCTTTCAAAGTGACACAAATGTGTTACTCATGCTTGACTCAACATTACTCCTCTAGCTGCATGAAGCTTACCAAGGTCAACTTGCGTTCACTTGAATAAAACATTCCCCAATTATGTCGCTTGCTATCAAGGTAGAAACGTTTTGCATCATCTTCCTACACTGAGATATTTAAAATCCTTAATAACCGTGTCTGaatctgtgcagaaaaaaaccccaaaactgaatATACACTAAGAAGAACCATGTCTCTCTTTGCTTCATATAGCTCTGCATATTTGTGTTAAGCTTAAGAAAACAGACAAACTGAACTGTTTCTGTAACAGAGGGCTGAAAACTTACAGGCAAACCACACTGAATCTGCCTTTGCCTTTGGAAGGGAGAGATGCACTTGGTAACTTCTGCATGCACCTTGCAATTCATTAATCACAGATTAAATAATGCACTGCTTTAACAAAGTAGTACAAGTGCTACAGCTACACTGAGCTCATGAGGGAGGAACCTACTCCTCCCATGTATGAGGGTCACTCTACACTGTTatggaaaatatgttttattaatatatgTAAATTAAAGGATTCAAGGAACATCTGAAACCTTCACATTCCTACTTACACAGAAGCTTCTTCTGTAGAGTCtctgcagtgttttaaaaaacaccttCTCTACCTAGTGCAAACAATTCCAGCAATTTTTGTGCAGTAAAAGGTCCTAATTTTGATAATACAGACTTAAGTTGTCACTCAAGGTGTTTCTAAACCTTCCTTCATTATTCTGCACCACACTTGCTCTAGATGTGCCCTGTACATTTACTGCTCTTCTCTTTAGAGCAGGTAATCAACTTcacaaaagaacaaagagaagttttgttctgcagtgaatgcaagacacacacacagagctgactACCTCCACCACACACTGCCTGACCAGCATAACCTTcacctttccttctccaggtaCGTACA encodes the following:
- the BTF3L4 gene encoding transcription factor BTF3 homolog 4, producing MNQEKLAKLQAQVRIGGKGTARRKKKVVHRTATADDKKLQSSLKKLAVNNIAGIEEVNMIKDDGTVIHFNNPKVQASLSANTFAITGHAEAKPITEMLPGILSQLGADSLTSLRKLAEQFPRQVLDSKAPKSEDIDEEDDDVPDLVENFDEASKNEAN